ACCGTTGCATATACCTATAACAAAACCACCTTTCTCTGCAAAATCCACTACAGCATCCATAATAGGGGATTTACTAGCAATCGCCCCACATCTTAAATAATCACCAAACGAGAAACCACCCGGCAGTACTACCAGATCATACTTTTTTATTTTTTTATCCTTGTGCCAAATAAAATCTGTATCAAAACCTACAATATCTTTTAAAACGTAATAACAATCATAATCACAATTAGAGCCCGGAAAAACTACCACCCCAGCTTTCATTATTTATCACTCACATATTTTATAGTATATTCTTCTATTATAGGGTTTACCAACAACTTTTCTGTTAATTCTTTTATCTTATCCTCATATTTTCTGACTTTATCAAATTCTATTTCTATTATTTTACCTACCCTTACATCATTTACAAAATCATAACCCAATTTGGACAAAGACCCAAGTACCGCCTGACCCTGTGGATCTAAAACCACCTCTTTTAGCTTAATAGTAACAATAGCTTTCATCAATCCATCTCCTAAAAGTATTAGATAGTTAGAACGAAACGATATTACAAAAAAGTTCTCTACATATCAAGAAAAACTTTTAAAATAAACTACAAACTACCCGCAAGAAGCTTTCCACTTAAAAAACTCATATAATGATCTCAAACCAAAACCAGTACCACCTTCACCATAAATTTTATGACAATCGTCCATAAATGCTGTCCCAGCTATATCAAAATGAGCCCAAGGTACACCTTCTATAAATTCATCCAAAAATAATGCTCCAATTATTGCTCCAGCTTCTGTTCTTTTCTTGGATATATTCTGTATATCAGCGTTTTTACTTTTTATTCTTTCCTTATAATTTTTATGTAAGGGTAGCCTAACAATATACTCCACATTTTTATCAAAAAACTGGCTTAACTCTGTGAACAACCTATCATCATTACAAAAACATCCAGCTATATCTGACCCCAAAGCTGTCACACATGCTCCAGTAAGAGTTGCTAAATCGATAAGCAAATTAGGTTTTTCTTTTATAGCATACGAAATAGCATCAGCAAGTATCAAACGACCTTCAGCATCTGTATTTAGAATCTCCACTGTTTTACCATTAAATGATTTTATTATATCCCCAGGGCGATAGGCCTCAGCACCAATAGTATTCTCTACCAATGGGATATACCCAGTTACATTTAGAGGAAGCTTGTTTTGAGCAATGGCATTAACAAGCCCCAAAACTGTCGCAGCTCCAGCCATATCTGATTTCATACTCTCTATGCTACCTGTTGGTTTGAGGTTTGTTCCCCCAGAATCGAAAGTTACTCCTTTCCCCACTAAAGCATAATTATCTGCTCTACCCCCTTTATACCTGAGGATAAGAAAGCGCGGTTTGTTTTCACTCCCTTTACCAACATAATATAACAAATTCATGCCTAATGACTTAATCTCTTCTTCACCAAATACCTCTATAAACACATTATCAGGTAATATCTCTTTTGCAATCTCACAAAAAGTATTCGGTGTAAGTTCATTTGGAGGCATATTGATAAGGTCTTTGACTTTGTATATGCAGATGAATATATTTTTTAACTCTTGCAATAAATCGCAACTTAAATACTGCATAAAAGACTTATTCAAAACTATTTTTAGGTCAGTACGACTACATATATCTGTTTTATACAGATCAAAAGAATAATAGGCAAAAAGGATCCCCTCTAAAAATTGGTAAAAAGATCTACTATCCATATCTTCTTTATCAAGATAATGTACATATATTGAATCATAACCCTTTTTATCAATCAACTTTAAAACCTTATGCCCCATCTCTAGAGCATCTTGTGATGAGAAACTACCTTTATTAAAAGGGATAATCACCACATTTACGAGATTATCATTGTAAACAAAACTGTATTTCTTAGGCTCCTTATCCTTTAATTCATCTTTTGTACAGATTTCATTCAAAAGAAGACTAAAGTTATTATCAACATCTTTTATAAATTTATTATCAACTTCTAAAAAAAATAAATAATTTTTATAAAAAGCACCTTCATCAAATGAAATTTCAATCATCGATTCTCCACACCTATTTTTTTTTCAATTCATTAATTAAAGCAAGACTATCTTCAGCCAAAGCAGATTTTGGATATTTAGTCAATAAATTACTAAGCACCTCTCTTCCATTAACGATATCACCTTTCTCAAGGTAATTCAGTGCTGATTTAAATAGCTCCAACTCTTCATCACCAACCTCATCTTTACCGGCCCAATATAGCTCATCCTTACTTACCTGTTCTTCAGCTTTTACTCCAGCTACAGCAATTTTCGTATTATCTCTTGCTCCTTTTAGCTTCTCCAAATTCTCTATTTTAGTTTTAGACTTAGCTATTAACTGCTGAGTATCAGCATAGGTATACACCATACAGATAAGTAAGAAAAAAAAGAGAAAAAACACCTTACCTTTCATATTGAAAACCTCATTTTTTTATTTCAAGTAACTTTTGCTCCCAAGTTCTTGCACTTGTTTTATCCATTAATTTTTCATACGCTGAAATGATATTATAGATATAAACATAACTATTTGACATCTCATAAGCCTTTTTATACATATCTATTGCTTCCTTATATCTTTTCTTATAATAATAGAGGTTACCTGTATCGTTGTAAAATTGAGGGGTTTTATAACCAGCTCTCATTATAATATCCGCTACAGTTATAGCATCATCTATCATCCCCTGAATGAAAAGTCTATACAATAGATTTTCCACTTTATAATCAGGGTTCTTTATATACTCCAAGACAAATGTATCTCTGATCTTTTTCAACTCACTTATTGATATATTATAATTAGATTGAAAGTTCACCGGTAAAGACAGATTCAATTTTTCTAGCTCGAATGTTGGAGGTTTGTAAATTTCCCAGCCCTTTTCTGTAAGGGTTACAGTCAACCCTTTGTTATAATTTTTTTTATAAAGGTTCAAACCTTGCCTCCAAGCATCATAAAAGGATGAGTTTATAAGAGTAGATTCAATAGGCAAAAACAATCTCCCATCGATATCAACAAAATCGTCACCTTTTAAACCAAAATACGAAACCTCTGTTGAGCGAATACCACTATCAAACATAAGCAATATATGACCAGGAAAATCAACAAAAGCAGTCTTAATACCAAGGCTCTCAAGCAATGAACTCAAAAGAGCTACTAAATCATCACAATCACCTGTTTTTCTCTTAAGGGTATCAGAAGGATACTGTACATAATCAATAGCATCTATATGTCCTGACACAACAGAATAAGGACTATTAGGGTCTTGTTGATACTTGATTCCATAGGTTTTCAAAAACTCGAACACAGCCACACCCAATGAAATATTGTTATTAATAAATCGATTGGGGATGTTATTAACAATCAGTCTACTTATATCTAAAATATTTGGATCTCTAGGTGTAATGAAAGTCGCAAGTTTTTTCTTATCATCCCATATCAAAGCATTTTTCTCAAATATATTAAGGACACCAACTGCTTTTATCTCATTTTGATTCCCATCCAAAACATAACTCACTTTTATCTCCGCTTGAAACTTTGAATTTTCAGTTAACTCTAACACCTTGTTGTTAAATACGGCATTAAGTTTTAATACTATAGACTTATTTACATCCAGTAACTCTAAAACATTTTCTGTGGGAAAATCCATATAACCTTTAACAAATAATGAGTACTTTATGTTATGCAATGGCTTTCCTGTGTTATTTTTCAAAGAAATTTCCATAACAGGATTTTCAGAATATGACTTATATTGATTTACAAAGACATTGTACGATTTCAACACAGCTAATGTTACGGGAGATTGACTTTTTGCAGATAGATAGTTTGATTTAACAGTTAATCGCTTATCATCTTTTGCCATATCTCTTTCATAGGCTAATAAAGTCCTTTCGACCTTATCTTTAACTTTATTGAAAGCATCTACCAATGCGGATTTCTTACCCTCCTCCTCATTAATATGATAAGCTGTTCCACCTTCTGTCAATACAGCATATTCCCTCTCTAAAAAGACATCAGAAAACCGTATCTCCACATTAGCACTGAACAGATTAA
The sequence above is drawn from the Calditerrivibrio sp. genome and encodes:
- the purS gene encoding phosphoribosylformylglycinamidine synthase subunit PurS; this translates as MKAIVTIKLKEVVLDPQGQAVLGSLSKLGYDFVNDVRVGKIIEIEFDKVRKYEDKIKELTEKLLVNPIIEEYTIKYVSDK
- a CDS encoding leucyl aminopeptidase: MIEISFDEGAFYKNYLFFLEVDNKFIKDVDNNFSLLLNEICTKDELKDKEPKKYSFVYNDNLVNVVIIPFNKGSFSSQDALEMGHKVLKLIDKKGYDSIYVHYLDKEDMDSRSFYQFLEGILFAYYSFDLYKTDICSRTDLKIVLNKSFMQYLSCDLLQELKNIFICIYKVKDLINMPPNELTPNTFCEIAKEILPDNVFIEVFGEEEIKSLGMNLLYYVGKGSENKPRFLILRYKGGRADNYALVGKGVTFDSGGTNLKPTGSIESMKSDMAGAATVLGLVNAIAQNKLPLNVTGYIPLVENTIGAEAYRPGDIIKSFNGKTVEILNTDAEGRLILADAISYAIKEKPNLLIDLATLTGACVTALGSDIAGCFCNDDRLFTELSQFFDKNVEYIVRLPLHKNYKERIKSKNADIQNISKKRTEAGAIIGALFLDEFIEGVPWAHFDIAGTAFMDDCHKIYGEGGTGFGLRSLYEFFKWKASCG